The Halanaerobium praevalens DSM 2228 genome contains a region encoding:
- a CDS encoding GntP family permease, with protein sequence MLGVLAILATLIALMYFAYKGVSVLVLAPILAMTAALMAGEVPALHALSTQFMPAAAGYIGKYFPVFLAGAIFGKLMGVSGAATAIADFIAEKFGPKRAITAIVFATGLLTYGGVSLFVVVFAMYPIGASLLKKADIPKRLLPGAIALGGFTFTMTALPGSPQYINTMPTVYFDTNIYAAPILGIMAGLIMFFGGVTYLTSRANKMQERGEGYGDHDDADLHLEDDNIPTFGLAISPIIIVFILNFILTNWWFEKPSVIDKYQAVGGSINGTWPVVIALSVAVVFVLITMKQFIPKRNEKVFAGSVGALLPIFNTASEVGYGGVIKSLAAFATVKSGVVNLAIPSIFKVGFSTTLLAGIVGSASGGTAIALEVLSKEFLAMGIPGPVIHRVMVVAAGGLDSLPHCGAVITLLSVCHLTHKESYKDIAFNTILLPIASSVIISLFYLVTGIY encoded by the coding sequence ATGTTAGGAGTTCTTGCTATTCTTGCAACGCTAATTGCATTAATGTATTTTGCTTATAAAGGGGTAAGTGTACTTGTTTTAGCACCAATTTTAGCCATGACAGCAGCTTTGATGGCTGGAGAAGTTCCAGCTTTGCACGCTTTATCAACACAATTCATGCCAGCAGCTGCTGGTTATATTGGAAAATATTTTCCAGTATTTTTAGCAGGTGCTATTTTTGGTAAATTAATGGGTGTTTCTGGGGCTGCTACTGCTATTGCAGATTTTATAGCAGAAAAATTTGGACCTAAAAGAGCTATTACAGCTATTGTTTTTGCTACAGGTCTTTTAACTTATGGTGGTGTTTCTTTATTTGTTGTTGTATTTGCTATGTATCCAATTGGTGCTTCTTTATTAAAAAAAGCTGATATTCCAAAGCGTCTTCTTCCTGGAGCTATTGCTTTAGGTGGTTTTACATTTACAATGACTGCTTTACCTGGATCACCTCAATATATTAACACAATGCCTACAGTCTACTTCGACACTAACATTTATGCTGCACCAATACTGGGCATTATGGCTGGTTTAATTATGTTTTTTGGAGGTGTAACTTATTTAACTTCTCGAGCGAATAAAATGCAAGAACGAGGAGAAGGTTATGGAGATCATGACGATGCAGATTTACATTTAGAAGATGATAATATTCCAACTTTTGGACTTGCTATAAGTCCGATAATTATAGTTTTTATTCTTAATTTTATTTTAACAAATTGGTGGTTTGAAAAACCATCTGTTATTGATAAATATCAAGCTGTTGGAGGTTCTATTAATGGTACATGGCCTGTTGTCATAGCACTTTCAGTTGCAGTAGTATTTGTATTGATTACAATGAAGCAGTTTATTCCTAAAAGAAATGAGAAGGTTTTTGCTGGTTCTGTAGGTGCCTTATTACCTATTTTTAATACTGCATCTGAAGTAGGATATGGTGGAGTTATCAAGTCATTAGCTGCTTTTGCTACAGTAAAGAGCGGAGTAGTAAATTTAGCTATACCATCTATTTTCAAGGTAGGGTTTTCTACTACATTATTAGCAGGTATTGTTGGATCAGCTTCTGGAGGTACTGCTATTGCACTTGAAGTATTATCAAAAGAATTTTTAGCAATGGGTATTCCTGGGCCAGTAATACATAGAGTAATGGTTGTTGCTGCTGGTGGTCTAGACAGTTTACCACATTGTGGTGCCGTAATAACTTTATTGTCTGTCTGTCACTTAACTCATAAAGAAAGTTATAAAGATATTGCTTTTAATACAATTTTATTGCCAATTGCTTCTTCCGTAATAATTTCATTATTCTATTTAGTAACAGGCATTTATTAG
- a CDS encoding sigma-54-dependent Fis family transcriptional regulator has protein sequence MNLNDFNSKKDVFEWLESIIDSIHNCIIAINKQGKIILVNKASEKLLGFSKKELLDTDIKSVVPESKLLEVLNKEIKLISQRLTLSINKKEIYTHRTPLIYKGEITGALAVFEELSDIDRIKNELTSTKNDLNVLNTILNEAYEAIVIVNKEGYITKFNKAYEEFLGLKEKDVIGKYVADIIENTRMHKIINTGKKEIGCIQKIEGNEMICSRIPIFENGEIIGGIGKVLFKDVKELKILTKRIKGLESKLNHYKNKVKKLEEAKYSFDNILTINKNMNYIKKIAKDASSSNSTVLIQGESGTGKELFAHAIHKSSHRKYGPLIRVNCAAIPKNLLESELFGYEEGSFTGASRGGKAGKFEIAQGGTIFLDEIGSMPKEMQAKLLRVLQEKEVQRIGSNHLIDLDVRVIAATNERIEEEVKNGDFRKDLFYRLNVIRLNIPPLRDRKDDIPLLAKSIISKLAKELDLKHKKLSDETIKKLKDYDWPGNVRELRNFMERCLNYNSGDTILPKHLPSIISDNINSRKERTIEFENNNLSEVVQQVEIDVIINALKKCNGNKTEAAKILGIHRTSLYKKIDKYNLNIN, from the coding sequence ATGAATTTAAATGATTTTAATAGTAAAAAAGATGTTTTTGAGTGGCTTGAATCTATAATTGATTCTATTCATAATTGTATAATAGCAATTAATAAACAGGGAAAAATTATTCTAGTTAATAAGGCAAGTGAAAAATTATTAGGGTTTTCTAAAAAAGAATTATTAGATACAGATATCAAAAGTGTTGTACCAGAATCAAAATTGTTAGAAGTTTTAAATAAAGAAATAAAGCTGATAAGTCAAAGATTAACATTAAGTATAAATAAAAAAGAAATTTATACTCATAGAACTCCTTTAATTTATAAAGGGGAAATCACAGGTGCATTAGCTGTATTTGAAGAATTAAGTGATATTGATAGGATTAAAAATGAACTTACAAGTACTAAAAATGATTTAAATGTATTAAATACAATTTTAAATGAAGCTTATGAAGCAATAGTAATTGTTAATAAAGAAGGATATATAACTAAATTTAATAAAGCTTATGAAGAATTTCTTGGTTTAAAAGAAAAAGATGTAATTGGTAAATATGTAGCTGATATCATTGAAAATACAAGAATGCATAAAATAATAAATACAGGAAAAAAAGAAATAGGTTGCATACAAAAAATAGAAGGAAATGAAATGATTTGTAGTAGAATTCCGATTTTTGAAAATGGAGAAATCATTGGTGGAATTGGTAAAGTTTTATTTAAAGATGTTAAAGAATTAAAGATTTTAACAAAAAGAATAAAAGGTCTCGAAAGTAAATTGAATCATTATAAAAATAAAGTTAAAAAACTTGAAGAAGCTAAATATTCATTTGATAATATTTTAACTATAAATAAAAATATGAATTATATTAAAAAAATTGCTAAGGATGCTTCATCAAGTAATTCTACAGTTTTAATTCAAGGTGAAAGTGGTACAGGAAAAGAACTTTTTGCTCATGCTATACATAAATCCAGTCATAGAAAATATGGTCCACTTATTAGGGTGAATTGTGCTGCAATACCGAAAAATTTATTAGAGTCTGAACTTTTTGGTTATGAAGAGGGATCATTTACTGGAGCCAGTCGTGGTGGAAAAGCTGGAAAATTTGAGATTGCACAAGGAGGAACTATTTTTCTAGACGAAATTGGTTCGATGCCCAAAGAAATGCAGGCTAAATTGTTAAGAGTGTTACAAGAAAAAGAAGTGCAAAGAATAGGAAGTAATCATTTAATTGATCTTGATGTAAGAGTAATTGCTGCAACTAATGAGAGGATAGAAGAAGAAGTTAAAAATGGTGATTTTCGTAAAGATTTATTTTATAGATTAAATGTCATTAGATTAAATATTCCTCCATTAAGAGATAGAAAAGATGATATACCCTTACTTGCTAAATCAATAATTTCAAAATTAGCTAAAGAATTAGATTTAAAACATAAAAAATTGTCTGATGAAACTATTAAAAAGCTTAAAGATTATGATTGGCCTGGAAATGTTAGAGAACTTAGAAATTTCATGGAAAGATGCTTAAATTATAATAGCGGAGATACTATTTTACCTAAACATTTACCATCTATAATAAGTGATAATATCAATTCAAGAAAAGAAAGAACTATAGAATTTGAAAATAACAATTTGTCTGAAGTGGTACAACAGGTTGAGATTGATGTAATAATAAATGCTTTAAAGAAATGTAATGGAAATAAAACTGAAGCAGCCAAAATATTAGGGATTCATCGCACATCTCTTTATAAAAAAATCGATAAATATAATTTGAATATAAATTAA
- a CDS encoding methyl-accepting chemotaxis protein, producing the protein MVFKNLSIANKIFLLIGMSLLIMVFIMGFVFHNEFENLNRQNNKTVSKYLLDLEKEKVKNATDTSAQFLAEVFKKEGGKLSENRLRNLIREYNDEVNFGDEGYFYIYSFNGDTISLPPSPELVGTNRWDLKTGKGKKLLQILSNKAQAGGGFVNYLYDNPDTNKEETKIGYVTPIGNTEYFIGAGTYEGAIKDQREAVAKEVSVFIYNIEIKMLIFGLITVFLLVIVIFFISKYISENIHTVLKGMEKIAKGDLTCKINFKSKDEIGNLTKEYNKTVKSQKEMINSIKEEISELSFQSEELASSGGELSKIADKVGKSIENVASGAEEQSAQTEETSTNVAELLNKINRTREKSEEMSKASYQVVEEVKVGKDSMNNSIDKINRVKENSTEIAIIINNLGDLSEKIGKIVNLINNISKQTNLLALNAAIEAARAGKAGRGFSVVADEIRELAEESGNATDNISKLINKIQSGVDNAVQKMKTTKIAVNDSVEVIKNTGSNFSNINKKVFDLTELITEIDNETFEMNTLSKDVDYMINNVASVSEESASNAEQVASASEEQVFLTEKIVSAAYQLSEMSNNLENMISKFKL; encoded by the coding sequence ATGGTTTTTAAAAATTTAAGTATAGCAAATAAAATATTTTTACTTATAGGAATGAGTCTATTAATAATGGTATTTATTATGGGATTTGTATTTCATAATGAATTTGAAAATTTAAATAGACAAAATAATAAAACAGTGAGTAAATATTTATTAGATTTGGAAAAAGAAAAAGTTAAAAATGCAACAGATACGTCTGCACAATTTTTAGCAGAAGTATTTAAAAAAGAAGGGGGAAAATTAAGTGAAAACAGACTAAGAAATTTAATTAGAGAGTATAATGATGAAGTTAATTTTGGTGATGAGGGTTATTTTTATATTTATAGTTTTAATGGTGATACAATATCTCTTCCTCCTTCTCCAGAATTAGTAGGGACAAATCGTTGGGACTTAAAAACTGGAAAAGGAAAAAAATTACTTCAAATTTTATCCAATAAGGCTCAAGCTGGTGGAGGCTTTGTTAATTATTTATATGATAATCCTGATACTAATAAAGAAGAAACAAAAATTGGATATGTTACACCCATAGGTAATACCGAGTATTTTATAGGAGCTGGAACTTATGAGGGGGCAATAAAAGACCAAAGAGAGGCAGTGGCTAAAGAAGTATCTGTTTTTATTTATAACATTGAAATTAAAATGTTAATTTTTGGTTTAATTACAGTTTTTTTATTGGTTATAGTTATTTTCTTTATTTCTAAGTATATTTCCGAAAATATCCATACAGTTTTAAAAGGAATGGAGAAAATAGCCAAAGGTGATTTAACTTGTAAGATAAATTTTAAGAGTAAAGATGAAATTGGAAATTTAACTAAAGAGTATAATAAAACTGTTAAATCACAAAAAGAAATGATTAATAGTATTAAAGAAGAAATTTCTGAATTAAGCTTTCAAAGTGAAGAATTGGCTTCTTCGGGGGGAGAATTATCTAAAATAGCAGATAAAGTTGGAAAATCAATTGAAAATGTTGCTTCAGGTGCTGAAGAACAATCTGCTCAAACAGAAGAAACAAGTACTAATGTAGCAGAACTATTAAACAAAATTAATAGAACTAGAGAAAAATCAGAAGAAATGTCTAAGGCATCTTATCAAGTCGTTGAAGAAGTAAAGGTAGGTAAAGATTCAATGAATAATTCTATTGACAAAATAAATAGAGTAAAAGAAAATTCAACAGAAATAGCTATTATCATTAATAATCTCGGAGATTTATCAGAAAAAATTGGGAAGATAGTTAATTTAATTAATAATATTTCTAAACAAACTAATTTGTTAGCATTGAATGCAGCTATTGAAGCAGCAAGAGCTGGAAAAGCAGGTAGGGGTTTTTCTGTTGTCGCAGATGAAATAAGAGAATTAGCTGAAGAGTCTGGAAATGCAACAGATAATATTTCTAAATTAATTAATAAAATTCAATCTGGAGTAGATAATGCAGTTCAAAAAATGAAAACTACTAAAATAGCAGTTAATGATAGCGTAGAAGTAATTAAAAATACTGGAAGCAACTTTTCTAATATTAATAAAAAAGTATTTGACTTAACAGAATTAATAACAGAAATTGATAATGAAACTTTTGAAATGAATACTTTAAGTAAAGATGTCGATTACATGATTAATAATGTTGCATCTGTTAGTGAGGAGTCTGCTAGTAACGCTGAACAAGTAGCTTCTGCAAGCGAAGAACAAGTATTTTTAACTGAAAAGATTGTTTCAGCAGCATACCAATTATCTGAAATGTCTAATAATCTTGAAAATATGATATCTAAGTTTAAACTGTAA
- a CDS encoding selenium metabolism-associated LysR family transcriptional regulator, translating to MKIEKLKIFITLVDLESYSLTADKFEISQPAVSMQIKSLEEYFATKLFQKEKGQINLSPAGKIVYQEAKKIIKRWSYLEQKVESKKNMKLKKLKIASSTIPSEYLLPDIISNLNKLIVDLKTEVSVGDSRSMIKLLEADEVDLIIVGSKPENNRFKKLKLYDDSLSLIVPSGNKLLKKEKVFLSDLQAENLLIREVGSGTRKATLFAFEEAQLKLEDFNVISQLGSTEAIISAVESGLGISFISQVAAQKATTCGRVKEIKIQNLNYLRDFYLAYNQNRQDDLLIKQFIKAAKQSL from the coding sequence ATGAAAATTGAAAAATTAAAAATATTTATTACTTTAGTTGATCTAGAAAGTTATTCACTGACAGCTGATAAATTTGAAATCAGCCAACCAGCAGTAAGTATGCAGATTAAATCATTAGAAGAATATTTTGCTACAAAATTATTTCAAAAAGAAAAAGGACAAATTAATCTTAGTCCAGCTGGCAAAATAGTTTATCAAGAAGCTAAAAAAATTATTAAAAGATGGAGTTATTTGGAGCAAAAAGTAGAAAGTAAAAAAAATATGAAACTTAAAAAATTAAAAATTGCTTCTAGTACAATTCCTTCAGAATATTTATTACCAGATATAATTTCTAATTTAAATAAGCTGATTGTTGATTTAAAAACAGAGGTTTCAGTTGGTGATAGTAGATCAATGATTAAACTTTTGGAAGCTGATGAAGTTGATTTGATTATTGTAGGTTCTAAACCTGAAAATAATAGATTTAAAAAATTAAAATTATATGATGATAGTTTAAGTTTAATAGTACCTTCAGGTAATAAGTTATTAAAAAAAGAAAAAGTATTTTTATCTGATTTACAAGCAGAAAATTTATTAATTAGAGAAGTAGGTTCTGGAACTAGGAAAGCAACTCTATTTGCTTTTGAAGAAGCTCAACTTAAGTTAGAAGATTTTAATGTTATTAGCCAGTTAGGTAGTACTGAGGCTATAATTTCGGCAGTAGAATCTGGCTTAGGGATTTCTTTTATTTCACAAGTAGCAGCTCAAAAAGCCACTACTTGTGGTAGAGTTAAAGAAATTAAAATTCAAAATTTAAATTATTTAAGAGACTTTTATTTAGCATATAATCAAAATCGCCAAGATGATTTATTAATTAAGCAATTTATAAAAGCAGCTAAACAAAGCTTATAA
- a CDS encoding aminotransferase class V-fold PLP-dependent enzyme produces MDKVYLDNAATTKIKADLVRESILNYYDNINCSPGRGGYQDSLAAGRIILDARQKIADLFNVQDIKQIIFTHNITYALNMGIKGILKAGDHVITTTMEHNSVLRPLKSLEKKNLIKVDYIKCDKKGRLKPEQIEAAINDKTKLIVLTHASNVSGTLMPIKAVGKIAAKYDIYYLVDTAQTAGIYELDFENLKADFLAFTGHKALMGPTGTGGFAISKKMATELEPLIEGGTGSKSDLAEQPNFLPDKFESGTMNTMGINGLKAGVEFIQETGIKNIRTHEQKLAKIFLAGLKKIPEIKIIGPANLKEQVPTFSITAGKRDLGQLSYELDNKYNIMTRSGLHCAPLAHQTLSTFPAGSLRFSLGYFNTEKEIEYTLNALKELL; encoded by the coding sequence ATGGATAAAGTTTATCTTGATAATGCAGCTACAACCAAGATTAAGGCTGATTTAGTTAGGGAATCAATTTTAAATTATTATGATAATATTAATTGTAGTCCAGGTAGAGGGGGCTATCAAGATTCTTTAGCAGCTGGTAGAATAATTTTAGATGCCAGACAAAAAATAGCAGATCTTTTTAATGTTCAGGATATTAAACAAATAATTTTTACTCATAATATAACTTATGCTTTAAATATGGGGATTAAGGGGATTTTAAAAGCAGGAGACCATGTCATTACAACTACAATGGAACATAATTCTGTTTTAAGACCCTTAAAAAGTCTTGAAAAAAAGAATTTAATTAAAGTAGATTACATAAAATGTGATAAAAAAGGAAGGCTCAAGCCTGAACAAATTGAAGCTGCTATTAATGATAAAACTAAATTAATTGTCTTAACACATGCTTCAAATGTTAGTGGAACCTTAATGCCAATTAAAGCAGTTGGAAAAATTGCAGCTAAATATGATATTTATTATTTAGTTGATACAGCTCAGACAGCTGGTATCTATGAGCTTGATTTCGAAAATTTAAAAGCTGATTTTTTGGCCTTTACAGGCCATAAAGCTCTAATGGGACCAACTGGAACAGGTGGTTTTGCAATTAGCAAAAAAATGGCTACAGAATTAGAGCCTCTAATTGAAGGTGGGACTGGTAGCAAATCTGATTTAGCTGAACAACCTAATTTTTTACCTGATAAATTTGAGAGTGGAACAATGAATACCATGGGGATTAATGGCTTGAAAGCAGGGGTAGAATTTATTCAAGAAACAGGAATCAAAAATATCAGAACACATGAACAAAAACTAGCCAAAATATTTTTAGCTGGTTTGAAAAAAATACCTGAAATAAAAATAATTGGCCCAGCCAACCTCAAAGAACAGGTACCAACTTTTTCGATTACAGCTGGTAAGAGGGATTTAGGCCAACTAAGTTATGAATTAGATAATAAATATAATATTATGACCAGATCAGGCTTACACTGTGCACCTTTAGCTCACCAAACTCTGTCAACTTTCCCAGCTGGGAGCTTGCGCTTTAGCTTAGGCTATTTTAATACAGAAAAAGAAATTGAATATACTCTAAATGCTTTAAAAGAATTATTATAA
- the yedE gene encoding YedE family putative selenium transporter yields MSNKKSIILAGGFIGVLGGLLVVFGNPANMGICVACFIRDIAGAVGLHRAAVVQNIRPEIIGFILGAFLIARSTGEFKVKGGSSPITRFVIAMFVMIGALVFLGCPLRMVLRLAGGDWNAIAGIIGFALGVLAGSQLLKKGFTLGRNYKINQINGYILPIIAVVLLIFRIVRPSFIIFSEKGPGANYAFWAVALAAGIIVGVLAQRSRICMAGGIRDLYLIKDSHLITGFISIFVFAFIVNLIFGNFNPGFAGQPAAHSQWLWNLLGMFLTGLGSVMLGGCPLRQTILAGEGNTDSAVAFVGYLVGAAISHNFGLAGSGSGVSINGRIAVIIGIVTLFIIAYSSIQFNKKAA; encoded by the coding sequence ATTAGTAATAAAAAAAGTATTATCTTAGCTGGGGGATTTATAGGTGTTTTAGGTGGATTATTAGTGGTCTTTGGTAATCCAGCTAATATGGGAATTTGCGTAGCTTGCTTTATCCGAGATATTGCTGGTGCGGTTGGATTACATAGAGCAGCAGTTGTTCAAAATATAAGGCCAGAAATTATAGGTTTTATTCTGGGAGCTTTTTTGATTGCTCGCAGTACAGGTGAATTTAAAGTTAAAGGAGGTTCCTCACCGATCACAAGATTTGTAATAGCAATGTTTGTGATGATTGGAGCTTTGGTATTTTTAGGATGTCCTTTAAGAATGGTGCTTAGATTAGCTGGCGGAGATTGGAACGCAATTGCCGGAATTATAGGTTTTGCTTTAGGAGTTTTAGCTGGTTCACAGCTGCTTAAAAAGGGTTTTACTTTGGGGAGAAATTATAAAATTAATCAAATAAATGGTTATATCTTACCAATTATAGCTGTTGTTTTATTGATTTTTAGAATAGTAAGACCTTCTTTTATAATTTTTAGTGAGAAAGGTCCTGGTGCAAACTATGCATTTTGGGCAGTTGCACTTGCAGCAGGGATTATTGTTGGAGTCTTAGCTCAAAGAAGTCGGATTTGTATGGCAGGAGGAATTAGAGATCTTTATTTAATCAAAGATTCTCATTTAATTACTGGTTTTATTTCAATTTTTGTTTTTGCCTTTATAGTAAACTTAATTTTTGGTAATTTTAATCCTGGTTTTGCAGGCCAACCAGCAGCTCACAGTCAGTGGCTCTGGAATCTTTTAGGCATGTTTTTAACTGGTCTTGGTTCAGTAATGCTTGGAGGTTGTCCACTTCGTCAAACTATTTTGGCAGGTGAAGGTAATACTGATTCAGCAGTAGCTTTTGTTGGTTATTTGGTGGGAGCAGCTATTTCTCATAACTTTGGATTGGCTGGATCAGGTAGTGGAGTTTCTATTAATGGTAGAATAGCTGTAATTATTGGGATTGTAACTTTATTTATAATTGCCTACAGCAGTATTCAATTTAATAAAAAAGCAGCATAA
- a CDS encoding transporter substrate-binding domain-containing protein, translated as MKKQNIIVVVVLAVLFLSINVIGAAQVGAEDLIVVGTGGNYNPWCFQKDGKLQGFEIDVWHEISKRTGYEVEFKIAEFSGLMGMLDTNKIDTVAHQMSITPEREKKYVFTKPYAYSKYDFIVKNDSSYQSMEDLKNKKIGAWLGGNGQRTLENLDKEKELKLNKKYYDGAPLEKLVESGRLDACWQSAVKSKSVIEQENMDLRLMGVNTTIGTEINAYAFTKNSNNQKKITEINKAINAMHNDGTLSFLSMKWFDIETTTK; from the coding sequence ATGAAAAAACAAAATATAATAGTGGTGGTTGTATTAGCAGTATTATTTTTATCAATTAATGTTATTGGGGCAGCCCAGGTGGGTGCTGAGGATTTAATAGTTGTAGGTACAGGTGGTAATTACAATCCATGGTGTTTCCAGAAAGATGGTAAATTACAAGGCTTCGAAATTGATGTTTGGCATGAGATATCTAAAAGAACAGGTTATGAGGTTGAGTTTAAGATAGCTGAATTTAGTGGGTTAATGGGAATGTTAGATACAAATAAAATTGATACTGTTGCCCATCAAATGTCTATTACACCAGAAAGAGAAAAAAAATATGTCTTTACTAAACCTTATGCTTATAGTAAATATGATTTTATAGTAAAAAATGATAGTTCTTATCAATCTATGGAAGATTTAAAAAATAAGAAAATCGGTGCCTGGTTGGGTGGAAATGGTCAAAGAACTTTAGAAAATTTAGATAAGGAAAAAGAACTTAAATTAAATAAAAAATATTACGATGGTGCTCCTTTAGAAAAATTAGTTGAATCTGGAAGACTTGATGCTTGTTGGCAGTCAGCTGTTAAATCTAAATCTGTAATTGAACAAGAAAATATGGATTTAAGATTAATGGGTGTGAATACAACTATTGGAACTGAAATTAATGCTTATGCGTTTACCAAAAATAGTAATAATCAAAAGAAAATAACTGAAATAAATAAAGCTATTAATGCTATGCATAATGATGGAACATTATCTTTTTTATCAATGAAATGGTTTGATATTGAAACAACTACAAAATAA
- a CDS encoding amino acid ABC transporter permease, translating to MFDINYAINLFPFMIKKLNITLSISLLALIFGLIIALIIAFICNCKFKGLYSLAKIYVSFFRGTPLITQLFFLYFGLPQIIPFFNRVNGFTIAIIGLSLNSGAYMSEAIRGAISSIDKGQMEASLSVGMSYFQAMRRIIMPQAARVAIPTLFNSFINIIKGTALTFTIGVTEVMATAKMEGASSYRYFEAFANVIIIYWIVVQLFSFIQQKIEIKMSKAY from the coding sequence ATGTTTGATATTAATTATGCTATAAATTTATTCCCATTTATGATTAAAAAATTAAATATAACCTTAAGTATATCTTTGTTAGCATTGATTTTTGGCTTAATAATAGCTTTGATTATTGCCTTTATCTGCAATTGCAAATTTAAAGGCTTATATTCTTTGGCAAAGATATATGTCTCATTTTTTAGGGGAACACCTTTAATTACTCAATTGTTTTTTCTCTATTTTGGTCTTCCACAAATCATACCTTTTTTTAATCGAGTTAATGGTTTTACAATTGCGATAATTGGTCTGAGTCTGAATTCAGGAGCTTATATGTCTGAAGCCATTAGAGGTGCGATTTCATCTATTGATAAAGGTCAGATGGAAGCTTCTTTGTCTGTTGGGATGAGCTATTTTCAAGCTATGAGAAGAATAATAATGCCTCAAGCTGCCAGAGTAGCAATTCCAACCCTTTTTAATAGTTTTATTAATATTATAAAAGGAACAGCCTTAACTTTTACAATAGGAGTTACTGAAGTTATGGCTACAGCTAAGATGGAAGGAGCTTCTTCTTACAGGTATTTTGAAGCATTTGCAAATGTAATAATAATATATTGGATTGTGGTTCAATTATTTAGCTTTATCCAGCAAAAAATTGAAATAAAGATGAGCAAAGCATATTAA
- a CDS encoding amino acid ABC transporter ATP-binding protein, with amino-acid sequence MIKIENLYKKFNDLEVLKGINLEIKKGEVIVIIGPSGTGKSTLLRCLNYLESPDSGIIEIGNMKIDTENVTKHEISALRRNSSMVFQTYNLFKNKTALENITESLITVKKINKQKAEKIGLNILDQIGLSDKKDNYPSQLSGGQKQRIGIGRAMAVNPEVILFDEPTSSLDPELVGEVLDVIKALAEKNMTMLIVTHEMGFAKEAADRVIFMDEGKIIEETEADVIFDSPQNERTKRFLNKVL; translated from the coding sequence ATGATAAAGATTGAAAATCTCTATAAAAAATTTAATGATCTTGAAGTACTAAAAGGAATTAACTTAGAAATTAAAAAAGGTGAAGTTATTGTAATAATTGGTCCATCAGGTACAGGTAAATCGACACTATTAAGATGCTTAAATTATTTAGAAAGTCCAGATAGTGGGATAATTGAAATTGGAAATATGAAAATAGATACTGAAAATGTGACTAAACATGAAATTTCTGCACTGAGAAGAAATAGTTCTATGGTTTTTCAAACTTATAATTTATTTAAAAACAAAACAGCTTTAGAAAATATAACTGAATCTTTGATTACTGTAAAAAAAATAAATAAACAAAAAGCGGAAAAAATTGGACTAAATATCTTAGACCAGATAGGTTTGAGTGATAAGAAAGATAATTATCCTTCTCAACTATCAGGAGGACAGAAACAAAGAATTGGAATTGGAAGAGCTATGGCAGTAAATCCTGAAGTGATTTTATTTGATGAACCTACTTCATCCTTGGACCCTGAACTGGTTGGTGAAGTTTTAGATGTCATAAAAGCTCTAGCTGAAAAGAATATGACTATGTTAATTGTTACTCATGAAATGGGTTTTGCTAAAGAAGCTGCAGATAGAGTTATTTTTATGGATGAAGGAAAAATAATTGAAGAAACTGAAGCAGATGTAATATTCGATAGTCCTCAAAATGAAAGAACAAAGAGATTTTTAAATAAAGTTTTATAA
- a CDS encoding sulfurtransferase TusA family protein: MKKVDARGRSCPEPVVMTKEALENSQEDLEILVGEEVAKENVIRFVRKSGAEVEVSKIEDGYKLIVK; this comes from the coding sequence ATGAAAAAAGTAGATGCTCGTGGACGTTCTTGTCCTGAACCTGTTGTAATGACAAAAGAAGCATTAGAAAATAGTCAAGAAGATTTAGAGATACTTGTTGGAGAAGAAGTTGCAAAAGAAAATGTGATTCGTTTTGTCAGAAAATCAGGAGCTGAAGTTGAAGTAAGTAAAATTGAAGATGGCTATAAGCTAATTGTAAAATAA